One window from the genome of Amaranthus tricolor cultivar Red isolate AtriRed21 chromosome 9, ASM2621246v1, whole genome shotgun sequence encodes:
- the LOC130824115 gene encoding protein PIN-LIKES 3-like: MGSFFDLLMVASMPILKVLLITALGLFLALNRINILGEITTNHLNKLVYSVFGPALVASNLAKTVTFKSFLTLWFMVPNVVLSLVIGSAMGWTLAKITKAPKHVKGLILASCSVGNLGNIPLIVLPAMCKEKGSPFGTPDVCERYGLAYASLSMAIGSVLFWLYAYNIVRITSKDVLQNLEANPTISSANPSPEAPRISISGQINVSWRIKQRLRKIAREFNLKAVLAPSTMGAIVGFFIGMISPLQKLLMDDNSPLHVVGDTSFMIGNASIPSSTLILGANLLRGTSYSYYSLHH; the protein is encoded by the exons atggGGTCATTCTTTGATCTTTTAATGGTTGCTTCCATGCCTATTTTGAAGGTTTTATTGATTACTGCCTTGGGCTTATTTCTTGCTCTTAATCGCATTAACATCCTTGGAGAGATTACCACTAATCATCTCAACAAA CTTGTATACTCTGTGTTTGGACCTGCCCTGGTGGCTAGCAACTTGGCTAAGACGGTAACCTTTAAAAGCTTTCTCACCTT ATGGTTTATGGTACCAAACGTGGTTCTATCATTAGTGATTGGGTCTGCAATGGGTTGGACACTTGCTAAGATTACAAAAGCTCCCAAGCATGTTAAGGGCCTCATTTTAGCATCTTGTTCTGTTG GAAATCTTGGGAACATACCCTTAATAGTTTTGCCAGCAATGTGCAAAGAAAAAGGCAGTCCTTTCGGAACCCCTGATGTCTGTGAGCGTTATGGTTTGGCTTATGCTTCCCTGTCCATGGCA ATTGGATCAGTGTTGTTTTGGTTGTATGCTTACAACATTGTTAGGATCACTTCAAAGGACGTACTACAAAATTTAGAAGCAAACCCAACCATAAGTTCTGCAAACCCTTCTCCAGAAGCTCCACGCATTTCCATATCAGGGCAG ATCAACGTTTCATGGAGGATAAAGCAACGTTTAAGAAAGATCGCCAGAGAGTTTAATCTCAAGGCAGTGTTGGCTCCTTCTACTATGGGAGCG ATTGTAGGATTTTTTATTGGGATGATTTCCCCACTTCAAAAACTGCTCATGGACGATAACTCACCTCTCCATGTTGTTGGGGACACTAGTTTCATGATTGG AAATGCATCTATTCCATCCTCGACCTTAATCCTGGGAGCCAACCTCCTACGTGGTACGTCATATTCTTACTATTCACTTCACCATTGA
- the LOC130823761 gene encoding protein PIN-LIKES 3-like gives MGSLIDLFLVASMPILKVLLITALGLFLALNRIDILGETATHNLNKVVFYVFSPALVVSNLAKSVTIKSFLTQWFMIPNVLLTFLIGSAMGWVLAKLTKAPKHVKGLIVASCSAGNLGNLPLIILPAMCKEKGSPFGAPDVCERNGLAYASLSLALGTVYFWLYAYNIVRISSKEVLRDVCMNSKTLGNASSVAEPPSPLHSSDHHSIEAPGVSNSSSESQIKKPARLKQGLRKISKELNLKAVLAPSTIGAIVGFIVGMITPLRKLVMDKNAPLHVVGDTSFMIGDASIPCSTIILGANLLRGIKGSGIKATTIIGVVAVRSILLPLLGILIVKAAIIAGFVQSHDTFFQFVLLLQFALPPAMTLGTVTELFGVGQKECSVILLWTNVLSPISLTLWSTFFLWLLS, from the exons ATGGGGTCATTGATTGATCTATTTTTAGTTGCTTCCATGCCTATTTTGAAGGTTTTATTGATTACTGCCTTGGGATTGTTTCTTGCTCTTAACCGTATAGACATCTTGGGAGAGACGGCCACACATAATCTCAACAAA GTTGTATTTTATGTGTTCAGTCCTGCACTAGTGGTTAGCAATTTGGCTAAATCAGTAACTATCAAAAGCTTTCTTACCCA ATGGTTTATGATACCCAACGTTCTGCTTACGTTTTTGATTGGTTCAGCAATGGGTTGGGTGCTAGCTAAACTCACTAAGGCTCCAAAACATGTCAAAGGCCTCATTGTGGCTTCTTGTTCCGCTG GAAATCTGGGGAACCTGCCCCTCATAATTCTACCGGCAATGTGCAAAGAGAAAGGGAGTCCTTTTGGAGCACCTGACGTTTGCGAGCGCAATGGTTTGGCTTATGCTTCTCTGTCCCTTGCG CTTGGCACAGTGTATTTTTGGCTATATGCTTACAACATAGTGAGGATCTCCTCAAAGGAAGTACTAAGAGATGTATGTATGAATAGCAAAACACTAGGGAATGCATCATCAGTTGCAGAACCACCCAGTCCCTTACATTCTTCGGATCATCATTCTATTGAAGCTCCAGGCGTCTCCAACTCTTCATCTGAATCACAG ATTAAAAAACCAGCAAGGTTAAAGCAAGGGTTAAGAAAAATATCAAAAGAGTTGAATCTAAAGGCAGTGCTGGCACCTTCTACAATAGGAGCG attGTTGGATTTATTGTTGGGATGATTACTCCTCTTCGAAAGCTTGTGATGGACAAAAATGCTCCTCTGCACGTTGTAGGAGACACTAGCTTCATGATTGG AGATGCATCAATCCCATGTTCAACCATAATCCTGGGTGCCAACCTCCTCAGAG GTATAAAGGGATCAGGAATAAAAGCAACAACAATTATAGGAGTAGTAGCAGTTCGGTCCATATTGCTTCCTCTGTTAGGCATTCTGATCGTGAAAGCTGCAATTATAGCGGGTTTTGTGCAATCTCATGATACTTTCTTTCAGTTTGtccttcttcttcaatttgccCTCCCCCCAGCAATGACTCTTG GAACAGTGACAGAGCTATTTGGAGTTGGACAGAAGGAATGTTCAGTGATTCTACTTTGGACTAATGTTTTGTCACCCATATCTCTCACTCTTTGGAGCACTTTCTTCCTCTGGCTTTTATCTTAA